The Macaca thibetana thibetana isolate TM-01 chromosome 19, ASM2454274v1, whole genome shotgun sequence genome has a segment encoding these proteins:
- the ZNF223 gene encoding zinc finger protein 223 isoform X5: protein MTTSKEAVTFKDVVVVFTEEELGLLDLAQRKLYRDVMLENFRNLLSVGHQPFHRDTFHFLREEKFWMMDIATQREGNSGGKIQPEMKTVPEAGPHEGLSCQQIWEEIASDLTRPQDSTTNSSQFFEQGDAHSQVEEGLSIMHTGQKPSNHGKCKPSFSDVSIFDLPQQIHSAEKSHSRDECGKSFCYISALHIHQRVHLGEKLFKCDVCGKEFSQSLHLQTHQRVHTGEKPFKCEQCGRGFRCRSALTVHCKLHMGEKHYNCEACGRAFIHDIQLQKHQRIHTGEKPFKCEICSMSFRLRSSLNRHCVVHTGKKPNNTGEYGKGFIGRLDLCKHQTIHTGEKPYNCKECGKSFRRSSYLLIHQRVHTGEKPYKCDKCGKSYITKSGLDLHHRAHTGERPYNCDDCGKSFRQASSILNHKRLHCQKKPFKCEDCGKKLVHRSYRKDQPRDHSGENPSKCEDCGKRYKRRLNLDIILSLFLNDT from the exons GAGGCAGTGACCTTCAAGGATGTGGTGGTGGTCTTCACTGAGGAGGAGCTGGGGCTGCTGGACCTTGCCCAGAGGAAGCTGTATCGAgatgtgatgctggagaacttCAGGAACCTGCTGTCAGTGG GGCATCAACCATTCCACCGAGATACTTTCCACTTTCTAAGGGAGGAAAAGTTTTGGATGATGGATATAGCAACCCAAAGAGAAGGGAATTCAG GAGGCAAGATCCAACCTGAGATGAAGACTGTTCCAGAAGCAGGACCACATGAAGGGTTGTCCTGCCAGCAGATCTGGGAAGAAATTGCAAGTGATTTAACCAGGCCTCAAGACTCTACCACAAATAGCTCTCAGTTCTTTGAACAGGGTGATGCCCACTCCCAGGTTGAGGAAGGACTATCTATAATGCATACAGGACAGAAACCTTCCAATCATGGGAAGTGTAAACCATCCTTCAGTGATGTTTCCATCTTTGATCTTCCTCAGCAAATACACTCAGCAGAGAAGTCTCATTCCCGTGATGAGTGTGGAAAAAGCTTCTGTTACATCTCAGCACTTCATATTCATCAGAGAGTCCACCTGGGAGAGAAACTCTTTAAGTGTGACGTGTGTGGTAAGGAATTCAGTCAGAGTTTACATCTGCAAACTCATCAGAGAgtccacactggagagaaacctttcAAATGTGAACAATGTGGGAGAGGCTTCAGATGTAGATCAGCACTTACAGTTCATTGCAAATTACACATGGGAGAGAAACATTATAATTGTGAGGCATGTGGGAGGGCTTTCATTCATGATATCCAGCTTCAgaaacatcagagaattcacacagGGGAGAAGCCATTCAAATGTGAGATATGTAGTATGAGCTTCCGTCTTAGGTCAAGTCTTAATAGGCATTGTGTGGTCCACACAGGAAAGAAACCAAACAACACTGGGGAATATGGAAAAGGCTTCATCGGTAGGCTGGATTTGTGTAAGCATCAGACGatccacacaggagagaaaccatataattgtaaagaatgtgggaagaGCTTCAGACGGTCCTCATATCTTTTGATCCATCAGCGAGTCCATACTGGAGAAAAGCCATACAAATGTGACAAGTGTGGGAAGAGCTACATTACTAAGTCAGGTCTTGACTTGCACCATAGAGCGCACACAGGAGAGAGACCTTATAACTGTGATGACTGTGGGAAGAGCTTTAGACAGGCCTCAAGTATTTTGAATCATAAGAGACTCCACTGCCAGAAAAAACCATTCAAATGTGAGGACTGTGGAAAGAAGCTTGTACACCGGTCATACCGTAAAGACCAACCAAGAGACCACAGTGGAGAAAATCCATCCAAATGTGAGGACTGTGGGAAGCGCTACAAGAGGCGCTTGAATcttgatataattttatcattatttttaaatgacacgTAA
- the ZNF223 gene encoding zinc finger protein 223 isoform X4, with the protein MITCDEAVTFKDVVVVFTEEELGLLDLAQRKLYRDVMLENFRNLLSVGHQPFHRDTFHFLREEKFWMMDIATQREGNSGGKIQPEMKTVPEAGPHEGLSCQQIWEEIASDLTRPQDSTTNSSQFFEQGDAHSQVEEGLSIMHTGQKPSNHGKCKPSFSDVSIFDLPQQIHSAEKSHSRDECGKSFCYISALHIHQRVHLGEKLFKCDVCGKEFSQSLHLQTHQRVHTGEKPFKCEQCGRGFRCRSALTVHCKLHMGEKHYNCEACGRAFIHDIQLQKHQRIHTGEKPFKCEICSMSFRLRSSLNRHCVVHTGKKPNNTGEYGKGFIGRLDLCKHQTIHTGEKPYNCKECGKSFRRSSYLLIHQRVHTGEKPYKCDKCGKSYITKSGLDLHHRAHTGERPYNCDDCGKSFRQASSILNHKRLHCQKKPFKCEDCGKKLVHRSYRKDQPRDHSGENPSKCEDCGKRYKRRLNLDIILSLFLNDT; encoded by the exons GAGGCAGTGACCTTCAAGGATGTGGTGGTGGTCTTCACTGAGGAGGAGCTGGGGCTGCTGGACCTTGCCCAGAGGAAGCTGTATCGAgatgtgatgctggagaacttCAGGAACCTGCTGTCAGTGG GGCATCAACCATTCCACCGAGATACTTTCCACTTTCTAAGGGAGGAAAAGTTTTGGATGATGGATATAGCAACCCAAAGAGAAGGGAATTCAG GAGGCAAGATCCAACCTGAGATGAAGACTGTTCCAGAAGCAGGACCACATGAAGGGTTGTCCTGCCAGCAGATCTGGGAAGAAATTGCAAGTGATTTAACCAGGCCTCAAGACTCTACCACAAATAGCTCTCAGTTCTTTGAACAGGGTGATGCCCACTCCCAGGTTGAGGAAGGACTATCTATAATGCATACAGGACAGAAACCTTCCAATCATGGGAAGTGTAAACCATCCTTCAGTGATGTTTCCATCTTTGATCTTCCTCAGCAAATACACTCAGCAGAGAAGTCTCATTCCCGTGATGAGTGTGGAAAAAGCTTCTGTTACATCTCAGCACTTCATATTCATCAGAGAGTCCACCTGGGAGAGAAACTCTTTAAGTGTGACGTGTGTGGTAAGGAATTCAGTCAGAGTTTACATCTGCAAACTCATCAGAGAgtccacactggagagaaacctttcAAATGTGAACAATGTGGGAGAGGCTTCAGATGTAGATCAGCACTTACAGTTCATTGCAAATTACACATGGGAGAGAAACATTATAATTGTGAGGCATGTGGGAGGGCTTTCATTCATGATATCCAGCTTCAgaaacatcagagaattcacacagGGGAGAAGCCATTCAAATGTGAGATATGTAGTATGAGCTTCCGTCTTAGGTCAAGTCTTAATAGGCATTGTGTGGTCCACACAGGAAAGAAACCAAACAACACTGGGGAATATGGAAAAGGCTTCATCGGTAGGCTGGATTTGTGTAAGCATCAGACGatccacacaggagagaaaccatataattgtaaagaatgtgggaagaGCTTCAGACGGTCCTCATATCTTTTGATCCATCAGCGAGTCCATACTGGAGAAAAGCCATACAAATGTGACAAGTGTGGGAAGAGCTACATTACTAAGTCAGGTCTTGACTTGCACCATAGAGCGCACACAGGAGAGAGACCTTATAACTGTGATGACTGTGGGAAGAGCTTTAGACAGGCCTCAAGTATTTTGAATCATAAGAGACTCCACTGCCAGAAAAAACCATTCAAATGTGAGGACTGTGGAAAGAAGCTTGTACACCGGTCATACCGTAAAGACCAACCAAGAGACCACAGTGGAGAAAATCCATCCAAATGTGAGGACTGTGGGAAGCGCTACAAGAGGCGCTTGAATcttgatataattttatcattatttttaaatgacacgTAA